One region of Sulfuricurvum sp. IAE1 genomic DNA includes:
- a CDS encoding ABC-F family ATP-binding cassette domain-containing protein, producing MIQINSLTKSYGERILFDNLSLRLNAGDKVGFVGRNGTGKSTLFKIILGEEPYDSGEVIIPKNYRIGTLRQHLHFTHKNVREECASALSADMAHEVYRVEKILFGLGFTQEDLDKDPHSFSGGYQIRLNLVKLLVTEPNLLLLDEPTNYLDIVSLRWLASFIRSFEGEVILITHDRDFMDSVTTHTMGLRRRNISIIRGGTRKYYDLMDQEDELYLKTKANHDKKRAELEDFVARNKARASTATQAQSKQKELDKMGIMEDLEGEKSLAFSFSYAPTPAKLVMQAKELSFGYTENAPLFQNLSFALEKGKRLAIIGKNGKGKSTLLNCLAGLLTPSGEVTFHPSTAIAHFGQTNIDRLDKNHTVTQEIQSADASMSNVRIRSICGTMMFSGDDADKKISVLSGGERSRVMLGKIIATPANLLFLDEPTNHLDMYSIDALTDAIKSFEGSVVLVTHSEMMLRALADALVIFREGNAEFFDGTYDEFLEKIGWDEELDDAPKPAKATSNTNKKETKQQRAALVQERSKLLSPLKKEVEKCENTIMELEEKLKNSHELLTTYSNQGETSKLLELSKQVGEDEKKIEELFEKLETASDEITRIEAEYEAKLAEL from the coding sequence TTGATTCAAATCAACAGCCTCACCAAAAGCTACGGGGAGCGTATCCTCTTCGACAACCTCTCACTACGCCTCAACGCGGGGGACAAGGTCGGCTTCGTCGGCCGCAACGGAACCGGCAAATCGACGCTGTTTAAAATCATCCTCGGAGAAGAGCCCTATGACTCCGGCGAAGTGATCATCCCCAAAAACTACCGGATCGGGACGCTACGCCAGCATCTGCATTTCACCCACAAAAATGTGCGCGAGGAGTGCGCGTCGGCGCTCAGTGCCGACATGGCACACGAAGTCTACCGCGTCGAAAAGATCCTCTTCGGCCTGGGCTTTACGCAGGAGGATCTCGACAAGGACCCCCACAGTTTCTCCGGGGGGTACCAGATACGCCTCAACCTCGTCAAGCTCCTCGTCACCGAACCCAACCTTCTGCTGCTCGACGAACCGACCAACTACCTCGACATCGTCTCGCTCCGCTGGTTGGCCAGCTTCATCCGCAGTTTTGAGGGGGAAGTGATCCTCATCACCCACGACCGCGATTTCATGGATTCGGTCACGACCCACACGATGGGGCTGCGCCGCCGTAACATCAGCATCATCCGCGGCGGCACCCGCAAATACTACGACCTGATGGACCAGGAAGACGAACTCTATCTCAAGACCAAAGCCAACCACGACAAAAAGCGTGCCGAGCTCGAAGATTTCGTCGCCCGCAACAAAGCCCGCGCTTCGACCGCCACGCAGGCGCAGTCGAAACAAAAAGAGCTCGACAAAATGGGAATCATGGAGGATCTGGAGGGAGAAAAGAGCCTCGCATTCAGTTTCAGCTACGCCCCCACCCCCGCCAAGCTCGTCATGCAGGCCAAAGAGCTCTCTTTCGGCTACACCGAAAACGCCCCCCTCTTTCAGAACCTCTCGTTCGCCCTCGAAAAAGGGAAGCGCCTCGCCATCATCGGTAAAAACGGCAAAGGGAAATCGACGCTCCTCAACTGCCTCGCGGGACTGCTCACCCCAAGCGGCGAGGTCACGTTCCACCCCTCCACCGCCATCGCACATTTCGGCCAGACCAACATCGACCGCCTAGACAAGAACCATACGGTGACACAAGAGATCCAGAGCGCGGATGCGAGCATGAGCAACGTACGTATCCGTTCCATCTGCGGCACGATGATGTTCAGCGGCGACGATGCCGACAAAAAAATCTCCGTCCTCAGCGGGGGCGAACGGAGCCGCGTCATGCTCGGCAAAATCATCGCCACCCCCGCCAACCTCCTCTTTCTGGATGAGCCGACCAACCACCTCGATATGTACTCCATCGACGCTCTTACCGACGCGATCAAATCTTTCGAAGGTTCGGTCGTCCTCGTCACCCACTCGGAGATGATGCTCCGCGCCCTCGCCGACGCCCTCGTCATCTTCCGCGAAGGGAACGCCGAGTTCTTCGACGGCACGTACGATGAGTTTCTGGAGAAAATCGGCTGGGACGAGGAGCTCGACGATGCCCCCAAACCCGCCAAAGCGACCTCCAACACCAACAAAAAAGAGACCAAGCAGCAGCGCGCCGCCCTCGTGCAGGAGCGTTCCAAACTCCTCTCCCCTCTCAAAAAAGAGGTGGAAAAGTGCGAAAACACGATCATGGAGCTCGAAGAGAAGCTCAAAAACTCCCATGAGCTTCTAACGACCTATTCCAATCAGGGGGAGACCTCCAAACTCCTCGAACTCTCCAAGCAAGTCGGCGAAGACGAGAAGAAAATCGAGGAGCTGTTCGAGAAGCTCGAAACCGCGAGCGACGAAATCACCCGTATCGAAGCTGAATACGAGGCGAAGCTTGCCGAGCTCTAA
- a CDS encoding pseudouridine synthase — protein sequence MPSSKTRLDKLLGSLGYCARKEVAVLLKEEVITHIENLPLKPDTKVSHEEILFESEPLDPPQGMVILMHKPVGYVCSHDDGEGRLVYDLLPPRWRLRDPKISTVGRLDKETSGLLLLTDDGALLHRLTSPKHKVPKVYEATLDRALKGDEGEIFASGTLILNGEKTPCLPAKLTVIDDTHVTLEIIEGRYHQVRRMFAAVGNHVTALHRSSFGNLTLGDLKPGEYQVIDPLNLAKSS from the coding sequence TTGCCGAGCTCTAAAACCCGCCTCGACAAGCTCCTCGGCTCGCTGGGGTACTGCGCGCGCAAAGAGGTTGCCGTACTCCTCAAAGAAGAGGTAATCACCCATATCGAAAACCTTCCCCTGAAACCAGACACCAAGGTCTCCCATGAGGAGATCCTCTTCGAGAGCGAACCCCTCGATCCGCCGCAAGGGATGGTGATTTTGATGCACAAGCCCGTAGGCTACGTATGCAGCCACGACGATGGCGAAGGTCGGCTCGTCTACGACCTCCTCCCCCCGCGCTGGCGGCTACGCGATCCCAAAATCTCGACCGTCGGACGCCTCGACAAAGAGACATCCGGCCTGCTGCTCCTCACCGACGACGGCGCGCTGCTCCACCGCCTCACCTCCCCCAAACACAAAGTGCCCAAAGTGTACGAAGCGACGCTCGATAGAGCGCTCAAAGGGGACGAAGGAGAGATTTTCGCCTCGGGGACGCTGATCCTGAACGGCGAAAAAACCCCGTGCCTCCCTGCCAAACTCACCGTGATCGATGACACCCACGTCACGCTGGAGATCATCGAGGGGCGCTACCATCAGGTGCGCCGCATGTTCGCGGCGGTAGGGAATCATGTCACGGCACTGCACCGCTCCAGCTTCGGGAATCTGACGCTGGGGGATTTGAAGCCGGGGGAATATCAGGTTATCGATCCCTTGAATCTGGCAAAATCTTCCTGA
- a CDS encoding heavy metal translocating P-type ATPase has protein sequence MAKDIVCGMEVSESTPYQAQRDGTHYYFCSESCRMKFTGHPETYLHPTANPAACPDHSCTIDHTLYTCPMHPEIEQEGPGTCPKCGMALEPKEVRLDEENGEEKELTRRLRVSAVLALAVFISAMGSEMWPGTFNALIDPRVRQWCELILSAPVVWWGGWSFFTRGIQSLRTRNFNMFTLIAMGIATAWIYSAVAVIFPGIFPPHMTMHGVIPVYFEAAAVITALVLLGQVLEARARSRTNEAIRLLLALVPTTARIVRDGGSEEEIDLRMVQVGDRLRVRPGEKIPVDGVVEEGESYVDESMVSGEPIPLSKKAGERVIGATLNGNGSFIMRAEKVGSETLLSQIVAMVSQAQRSRAPIQNVADAVAGVFVPAVVVTALAAFVVWTLWGPEPSLAYAVINAVAVLIIACPCALGLATPISIMVGTGKGATNGVLIKNAEALETMEKVNTLVIDKTGTLTEGKPRLVSLAIREGLEENDILRLAASLERSSEHPLAEAIVRGAQARGVELSAAERFESFTGEGAVGSVDAHSVAVGNLTLLKRLGIDPLDWAAAADRLRQEGQSVMFIAIDSRAEGIVGVADPIKENTPEAIRSLHEEGVEIVMLSGDSRLSAGAVAAQLGIERVIAEVLPQEKARIVEQLQREGRIVAMAGDGINDAPALAQAHVGIAMGGGTDVAMESAGITLVHGDLRGIVRARRLSRATMRNIRENLFFAFVYNTAGIPIAAGVLYPFFGLLLSPMIAAAAMSFSSVSVIANALRLRGLKL, from the coding sequence ATGGCAAAAGACATCGTCTGCGGGATGGAGGTCTCCGAATCCACCCCCTATCAGGCGCAGAGGGACGGAACGCATTACTATTTTTGTTCCGAATCGTGCCGTATGAAATTTACCGGGCATCCTGAAACCTATCTGCATCCCACTGCGAACCCCGCCGCATGCCCCGATCACAGCTGCACAATCGATCACACGCTTTACACTTGCCCTATGCACCCCGAAATCGAGCAGGAAGGGCCCGGAACCTGTCCAAAATGCGGGATGGCGCTGGAACCAAAAGAGGTGCGTTTGGATGAGGAAAACGGCGAAGAAAAAGAGCTGACACGCCGATTGCGGGTGAGCGCCGTACTGGCTCTGGCCGTTTTCATCAGCGCGATGGGATCGGAGATGTGGCCCGGGACGTTTAACGCTCTGATCGACCCCAGAGTCCGCCAGTGGTGTGAACTGATCCTCTCGGCGCCCGTCGTATGGTGGGGCGGGTGGAGCTTTTTTACCCGCGGCATCCAATCGCTGCGCACCCGCAACTTCAACATGTTCACCCTCATTGCGATGGGGATCGCTACGGCATGGATTTACAGCGCCGTAGCGGTGATCTTCCCCGGCATCTTTCCCCCGCATATGACGATGCACGGGGTTATTCCCGTCTATTTCGAAGCCGCGGCGGTCATCACGGCGCTGGTGCTGCTGGGGCAGGTGCTCGAAGCGCGCGCCCGCAGCCGCACCAACGAGGCGATCCGGCTGCTGCTCGCTCTGGTGCCCACAACGGCGCGGATCGTACGGGACGGGGGGAGCGAAGAAGAGATCGATCTGCGGATGGTGCAGGTCGGGGACCGTCTGCGGGTCCGCCCCGGCGAGAAGATCCCGGTGGACGGCGTCGTGGAGGAGGGGGAGAGCTACGTCGATGAGTCGATGGTGAGCGGCGAGCCGATTCCCCTTTCCAAAAAAGCCGGAGAGCGCGTGATCGGCGCGACCCTCAACGGCAACGGCAGTTTCATTATGCGGGCCGAAAAAGTCGGGAGCGAAACCCTCCTCTCCCAGATCGTCGCGATGGTGTCGCAGGCGCAGCGCTCCCGCGCCCCGATCCAGAACGTAGCCGATGCCGTGGCGGGGGTTTTCGTCCCCGCCGTCGTCGTCACCGCCCTCGCGGCGTTCGTCGTCTGGACTCTGTGGGGTCCTGAACCCAGCCTCGCGTACGCGGTGATCAATGCGGTGGCCGTCCTCATCATCGCGTGCCCCTGCGCGCTGGGACTGGCGACCCCCATATCGATCATGGTGGGAACCGGAAAAGGGGCCACCAACGGCGTCCTCATCAAAAACGCCGAAGCCCTCGAGACGATGGAAAAGGTCAACACCCTCGTCATCGACAAGACGGGAACCCTGACGGAGGGCAAACCCCGGCTGGTCTCCCTCGCCATCCGGGAGGGGCTGGAGGAGAACGACATCCTTCGTCTGGCCGCCTCGCTGGAGCGCTCCAGCGAACACCCTCTGGCCGAAGCGATCGTGCGGGGGGCGCAGGCGAGGGGGGTGGAACTCTCTGCTGCGGAGCGTTTCGAGTCGTTCACGGGGGAGGGGGCCGTCGGAAGCGTGGACGCTCACAGCGTGGCGGTCGGAAACCTGACGCTGCTGAAGCGTCTGGGGATCGATCCGCTGGATTGGGCCGCAGCGGCGGATCGTCTGCGGCAGGAGGGGCAGAGCGTGATGTTTATTGCGATCGACTCACGTGCAGAGGGGATCGTCGGGGTTGCCGATCCGATCAAGGAGAACACCCCCGAGGCGATCCGCTCCCTGCATGAGGAGGGGGTAGAGATTGTGATGCTCAGCGGAGACAGCCGCCTTAGCGCCGGGGCGGTCGCCGCACAGCTCGGAATAGAGCGGGTGATCGCCGAAGTGCTCCCGCAGGAGAAGGCGCGCATCGTCGAGCAGCTCCAGCGCGAGGGGCGCATCGTCGCGATGGCGGGGGACGGGATCAACGACGCCCCAGCCCTCGCACAGGCCCATGTGGGGATCGCGATGGGGGGCGGGACCGACGTCGCGATGGAGAGTGCCGGTATCACCCTCGTGCACGGCGACCTGCGCGGCATCGTCCGCGCCCGCCGCCTCAGCCGAGCCACGATGCGCAACATCAGGGAGAACCTCTTTTTCGCCTTCGTCTACAACACCGCGGGGATACCGATCGCGGCGGGGGTGCTTTATCCCTTTTTCGGGCTGCTCCTATCACCCATGATCGCCGCTGCGGCGATGAGTTTCAGTTCGGTCTCCGTGATCGCGAATGCGTTGAGGCTGAGGGGACTTAAACTTTGA
- a CDS encoding TIGR01621 family pseudouridine synthase — protein MAHTIFGAINRLEAHLSAVRIVHENDRFVVAAKPEGVNFHSEEEAGFVVRLSEQLGQSLFSVHRLDKMTSGLLILAKSPEAAAEFTRMFESREIEKYYLAISTRKPKKKQGWVKGDMGKARRGDYKLLTTMTNPAITQFISASLRPNERVFLVKPHTGKTHQIRVALKSLGSPCAGDERYAAADDARKEDRGYLHAYALRFTFGGEEFSFVLPPEEGERFTSAEIKERLSQWSEPWNLF, from the coding sequence ATGGCACATACTATTTTCGGAGCGATAAACCGTTTGGAAGCGCATCTCTCAGCCGTCCGTATCGTCCATGAAAACGACCGTTTCGTCGTCGCCGCCAAGCCGGAGGGGGTCAATTTCCACTCCGAAGAGGAGGCGGGATTCGTCGTTCGCTTGAGCGAGCAGCTGGGCCAGTCCCTCTTTAGCGTCCACCGTCTCGACAAAATGACCTCTGGGCTGCTGATACTCGCCAAAAGTCCCGAAGCGGCGGCGGAGTTCACCCGTATGTTCGAGTCCAGAGAAATCGAGAAATACTACCTCGCCATCAGCACCCGCAAACCGAAGAAAAAACAGGGGTGGGTCAAAGGGGACATGGGCAAGGCGCGCCGGGGGGACTACAAGCTCCTCACGACGATGACCAACCCTGCGATCACCCAGTTCATCAGCGCCTCGCTCCGCCCCAACGAGCGGGTTTTCCTCGTCAAGCCCCATACGGGCAAAACCCACCAGATCCGCGTCGCCCTCAAATCGCTCGGCTCACCCTGTGCTGGCGACGAGCGCTACGCCGCCGCCGATGATGCCCGTAAAGAAGATCGGGGCTATCTGCACGCCTACGCGCTGCGCTTTACGTTCGGAGGTGAGGAGTTTTCGTTCGTCCTCCCCCCAGAGGAAGGGGAGCGGTTTACGAGTGCGGAGATAAAAGAGCGATTAAGCCAATGGAGCGAACCGTGGAACCTCTTTTGA
- a CDS encoding methylated-DNA--[protein]-cysteine S-methyltransferase — translation MEPLLNRLIDTPLGSMIAATDGDAIVSLDFADEAPDFPNSDHPLLLRLEKELGEYFAGKRRTFDLPLAPRGTPFQLAVWERLRTIPYGETISYAQEAERLGNPKAVRAVASANGRNPISILIPCHRVIATGGGLGGYSGGVEKKAFLLALERHPKSR, via the coding sequence GTGGAACCTCTTTTGAACCGACTGATCGACACACCGCTGGGATCGATGATCGCTGCCACCGACGGCGATGCGATCGTCTCGCTCGATTTCGCCGATGAGGCACCAGACTTCCCAAACTCCGATCATCCCCTGCTGCTGCGCCTCGAAAAAGAGCTGGGGGAGTATTTCGCAGGCAAGCGGCGCACCTTTGACCTTCCCCTCGCCCCCCGCGGGACGCCGTTTCAGCTCGCGGTTTGGGAGAGGCTGCGAACGATCCCTTACGGTGAAACGATCTCGTATGCACAAGAGGCCGAAAGACTCGGCAACCCCAAAGCGGTCCGCGCCGTGGCCAGCGCCAACGGCCGCAACCCGATCAGCATCCTCATCCCCTGCCACCGCGTCATCGCCACGGGAGGCGGGCTGGGCGGATACAGCGGCGGCGTGGAGAAAAAAGCATTTCTCCTAGCGCTGGAACGGCATCCAAAATCACGGTAA
- a CDS encoding YbhB/YbcL family Raf kinase inhibitor-like protein → MRLSTLFAGVLLASSLDAGEFTLRSHDLAGQLTKTQEFSGFGCDGKNISPELHWSDAPKGTKSFAVTVYDPDAPTGSGWWHWVVFNIPASVTSLPADFGNTAKKQPISAVQSITDFGKTGFGGACPPVGDRPHRYMFTVHALNVDHLDLDEKASPALVGYMLTMHTIAKSTLVSYYGR, encoded by the coding sequence ATGCGTCTCTCTACCCTATTTGCCGGCGTGTTGCTCGCCTCATCCCTCGATGCAGGCGAATTTACCCTCCGCAGCCACGACCTCGCCGGACAACTGACCAAAACACAGGAGTTTTCGGGCTTCGGCTGCGACGGGAAAAACATCTCTCCCGAACTCCACTGGAGCGACGCCCCCAAAGGGACCAAGAGCTTCGCGGTGACCGTCTACGATCCCGACGCCCCTACGGGGAGCGGATGGTGGCACTGGGTCGTTTTTAACATCCCCGCCTCCGTGACCTCCCTCCCCGCCGATTTCGGCAACACGGCGAAAAAACAGCCCATCAGCGCGGTGCAGAGTATCACCGACTTCGGCAAAACCGGATTCGGCGGCGCCTGCCCCCCCGTCGGCGACCGTCCCCACCGCTACATGTTCACCGTCCATGCCCTGAACGTCGATCATCTCGATCTGGACGAAAAAGCCTCTCCCGCCCTCGTAGGATACATGCTGACGATGCACACGATCGCCAAATCGACCCTCGTGTCGTATTACGGCCGCTGA
- a CDS encoding BrnT family toxin: MPDGILTRCGKESRALEGDWPPPINQPEVESCSLFIPYDSTRPKWEWDEKKNKINSEKHGIDFNEAVQACDADPKALRIPAPKPDTQWEKLEGLNFDELGIDKNKGNLDPVRDWYLFSHWDKVWKMVTTLRGEQGLMTQRIISVHRAKPDEEELYKTGFQ; encoded by the coding sequence ATGCCTGATGGTATTCTTACTCGCTGTGGCAAAGAGTCACGGGCACTGGAAGGTGATTGGCCCCCTCCCATTAATCAGCCGGAAGTTGAATCATGTTCCTTATTTATCCCTTATGATTCTACAAGGCCAAAATGGGAATGGGATGAAAAAAAGAACAAGATAAATTCTGAAAAACATGGCATCGATTTCAATGAGGCAGTACAAGCTTGTGATGCTGATCCAAAAGCACTTCGAATCCCAGCACCAAAACCAGATACACAATGGGAAAAGCTTGAGGGATTGAACTTTGACGAGCTTGGCATTGATAAGAATAAAGGTAATCTTGACCCGGTACGAGATTGGTATTTATTCTCACATTGGGATAAAGTGTGGAAAATGGTAACTACTCTAAGAGGAGAACAGGGCTTAATGACTCAACGAATTATATCGGTTCATCGTGCAAAGCCAGATGAAGAAGAATTGTACAAAACAGGGTTTCAATAG
- a CDS encoding TerB family tellurite resistance protein: protein MTQIIIFIVVALLFYWLSRGFAKNSETYSKKQFSGFKLTKESLAYSELGLFTALCAKVAKADGRIDELEAELIGNMFTDISALFPDPTRTKTLLKEIFEEEKNAPHNLDRVAQALYDALKNEPHKRQKMVEFLVNLTYIDGTLSQSEEEMLKRIGYYMGFSEADMGSMMERFSSYHRHSVKESSIDQAYALLGITAAASDGEVKKAYRSLVREYHPDIIKSQGASDEYLKEATEKVQEINAAYETIKKARGM from the coding sequence ATGACCCAAATTATCATTTTTATCGTGGTCGCGCTCCTCTTTTACTGGCTCTCGCGGGGGTTTGCCAAAAACAGCGAAACCTATTCGAAAAAACAGTTTTCGGGGTTCAAACTGACCAAAGAATCGCTGGCCTACAGTGAACTTGGGCTTTTTACCGCGCTGTGCGCCAAAGTGGCCAAGGCGGACGGGCGGATCGACGAGCTCGAGGCCGAGCTGATCGGCAACATGTTCACCGATATCAGCGCCCTCTTCCCCGATCCCACCCGGACCAAAACCCTTCTCAAGGAGATCTTCGAGGAAGAGAAAAACGCCCCGCACAACCTCGACCGGGTCGCTCAGGCGCTTTATGATGCGCTGAAAAACGAACCGCACAAACGCCAGAAGATGGTGGAGTTTCTGGTCAACCTCACCTACATCGACGGCACCCTCAGCCAGAGCGAAGAGGAGATGCTCAAGCGGATCGGCTACTATATGGGGTTCAGCGAAGCCGATATGGGATCGATGATGGAGCGTTTCAGTTCCTACCACCGCCACAGCGTCAAAGAGAGTTCGATCGATCAGGCGTATGCGCTGCTGGGGATCACCGCCGCAGCTTCCGACGGCGAAGTGAAAAAGGCGTACCGCTCTCTGGTGCGCGAATACCATCCCGACATCATCAAATCCCAGGGGGCGTCGGACGAGTATCTCAAAGAAGCGACCGAAAAGGTCCAGGAGATCAACGCCGCGTACGAGACGATCAAAAAAGCGCGGGGGATGTAG
- a CDS encoding DMT family transporter codes for MKHRPQALYFAGMIVAMLLWGVAWTAGKVAAHHSNAEMAAFWRYAVSFASILPLIWFMKSPLRSDRRGVMYMIAAGLLTSVFNYFFFAGLLHGQAGYGGTLVTSTSPIITYLLSVALLGLKVSAKEIAALTVGVVGALVLMKVPSEGWGFLDLENSYFVAAAIVWALVTIVSQKASKHTTPMLYTTVVFAVAMTSNLIFALPYEPFAFAKYDSTFWWTIIFIGIFPGTLSTALFFASAGKVGAHRTGVFMFIVPIGAIVSSMVVYGEKIEISTLVGSVLAFAAVVIFNARKKR; via the coding sequence ATGAAACATCGCCCCCAAGCCCTCTATTTCGCCGGAATGATCGTCGCCATGTTGCTGTGGGGCGTGGCGTGGACGGCGGGAAAAGTCGCGGCCCACCACTCGAATGCCGAAATGGCGGCGTTCTGGCGCTATGCCGTTTCATTCGCCTCTATCCTTCCGCTGATATGGTTTATGAAATCGCCTCTGCGTTCCGATCGGCGAGGAGTGATGTACATGATCGCGGCGGGGTTGCTGACGTCGGTATTCAACTATTTTTTCTTTGCGGGGCTGCTGCACGGCCAGGCGGGATACGGCGGGACGCTGGTCACCTCGACGTCGCCCATCATCACCTACCTGCTCTCCGTCGCGTTGCTGGGGCTGAAGGTATCGGCCAAAGAGATCGCCGCCCTCACGGTCGGGGTCGTCGGCGCGCTGGTACTGATGAAAGTGCCGAGTGAGGGGTGGGGATTTTTAGACCTCGAAAACAGCTATTTCGTCGCGGCGGCGATCGTGTGGGCGCTGGTGACGATCGTTTCGCAAAAAGCGTCCAAACACACGACCCCGATGCTCTATACGACGGTCGTGTTTGCCGTTGCGATGACGTCGAACCTTATTTTCGCGTTGCCGTATGAGCCCTTTGCGTTCGCGAAATACGACAGCACGTTTTGGTGGACGATCATTTTTATCGGGATTTTCCCGGGGACGCTCAGCACCGCGCTTTTTTTTGCTTCGGCGGGGAAAGTGGGGGCGCACCGGACGGGGGTGTTCATGTTCATCGTCCCCATTGGGGCGATTGTATCGAGCATGGTGGTTTACGGTGAGAAAATAGAGATTTCGACCCTTGTCGGATCCGTTTTGGCGTTTGCGGCGGTCGTGATATTCAACGCAAGGAAAAAGCGCTAG
- a CDS encoding pirin family protein, giving the protein MAQIIHRSHERGIAEHGWLHSRFSFSFAEYHNPERMGFGALRVINDDVIEAGMGFGMHPHRDMEIVTIVTKGAIEHRDSQGHHGITRAGEVQYMCAGSGIHHSEYATPQMDTELFQIWIFPDQKALPPHYEQRDFSHIADQKGWHPLVSGDGRGNSLRIHQDAAISIARLEKGEILPLPPVPSGRGLLLFVMEGDLRVCGTTLSRRDEMQITEGEECSLTASEASKVLLFDMPMRRS; this is encoded by the coding sequence ATGGCACAGATCATTCACCGCTCGCATGAGCGCGGCATTGCCGAACACGGATGGCTTCACAGCCGGTTCAGCTTTTCGTTTGCCGAATACCACAATCCTGAGCGGATGGGGTTCGGTGCCCTGCGGGTCATCAACGACGACGTTATCGAAGCGGGGATGGGATTTGGGATGCACCCCCACCGGGATATGGAGATCGTCACGATCGTCACCAAAGGGGCCATCGAACACCGTGATTCCCAAGGGCACCACGGGATCACCCGTGCGGGGGAGGTTCAGTACATGTGCGCCGGGTCGGGGATACACCACTCCGAATACGCAACGCCGCAGATGGACACGGAGCTGTTCCAGATCTGGATTTTCCCCGATCAAAAAGCTCTCCCGCCCCATTACGAACAGCGCGATTTCAGCCATATCGCCGATCAAAAAGGATGGCATCCTCTGGTTTCGGGGGACGGCAGGGGAAATTCCCTTCGGATACATCAGGATGCCGCCATCTCGATCGCCCGGCTCGAAAAGGGGGAAATCCTTCCCCTCCCCCCGGTACCCTCAGGCCGCGGGTTGCTGCTCTTCGTCATGGAGGGGGACCTCCGCGTCTGCGGAACCACCCTGTCACGACGCGACGAGATGCAGATCACCGAAGGGGAGGAATGCAGTCTCACCGCTTCGGAAGCGTCGAAGGTACTGCTGTTCGACATGCCGATGCGCCGTTCCTGA
- a CDS encoding bifunctional 2-polyprenyl-6-hydroxyphenol methylase/3-demethylubiquinol 3-O-methyltransferase UbiG, whose protein sequence is MPKSFTTEPMSAILAWAEKSLEQADTFSFEVLNPDVARGSYAGEALTIEGSDYLYRSYKAWNDLAELLFCRLLTPEKRSEYTVLLTFEKIDRNDSFHRSEEKEEKYGTASHFSRIRKNEEPAFLSAYLRALRSVRVGEKKRILNLGINTGDEFELIRRIVPEETYRAIELVGVDHSASAIDLARKRFAGGNALFHVHDINDLDALNLGRFDLIVSIGTLQSPGIDFKPLFAKLVQEYLNPQGSMILGFPNCRWMGGEMIYGAKAPNYPYSELSLVIKDIHYCKKYLQQKKFRVSVTGKDYLFLTATRIQTAR, encoded by the coding sequence ATGCCAAAATCGTTCACGACCGAACCCATGAGCGCGATTCTCGCGTGGGCCGAAAAATCGCTTGAGCAGGCTGATACCTTCTCGTTCGAGGTCCTCAACCCCGACGTCGCGCGCGGCTCCTACGCGGGAGAAGCCCTCACGATCGAGGGGAGCGACTACCTCTACCGTTCCTACAAAGCGTGGAACGATCTGGCCGAACTCCTTTTCTGCCGTCTTTTGACCCCCGAAAAACGATCCGAATACACCGTCTTGTTGACGTTCGAGAAAATCGACCGGAACGACTCGTTCCACCGAAGTGAAGAAAAAGAGGAGAAATACGGCACCGCGTCGCATTTTTCCCGCATCCGCAAAAACGAGGAACCGGCCTTTCTTTCGGCCTATCTGCGTGCTTTGCGCAGTGTCAGGGTGGGAGAGAAAAAACGGATTCTGAACCTGGGGATCAATACGGGGGACGAGTTCGAGCTGATCCGCCGCATCGTGCCGGAGGAGACCTACCGCGCGATCGAGCTCGTCGGGGTCGACCATTCGGCCAGCGCCATCGATCTCGCACGGAAACGGTTTGCCGGGGGGAATGCCCTCTTCCATGTCCACGACATCAACGATCTGGATGCATTGAATCTGGGGCGATTCGACCTCATCGTCTCGATCGGGACCCTCCAAAGCCCGGGAATCGATTTCAAACCGCTCTTTGCCAAGCTGGTGCAGGAGTATCTGAACCCGCAAGGCTCGATGATACTCGGGTTCCCCAACTGCCGCTGGATGGGAGGAGAGATGATTTACGGCGCCAAGGCCCCCAATTATCCTTATTCGGAACTCTCGCTCGTCATAAAGGATATCCATTACTGTAAAAAGTACCTGCAGCAAAAAAAGTTCCGGGTGAGCGTGACGGGTAAGGACTACCTGTTTCTGACGGCAACCCGTATCCAGACGGCGCGTTAA